The Natrinema pellirubrum DSM 15624 region GAGTCGGGCGCGCTCTCCTTGCTGCCACAGCGCTACGACCCCGGAAGTACGACCGCCGAGAGCCACCGGATGATCTTCCGGTTCGAGACCGACGGGGCGGACGGCTCGTCGGGAGTGCCAAGCGACGCACAGCGGGCCCTCTACGAGGCGGCCGACGATCGCGACGAGCCGAACTACTTCACCCTCGGCGAACACGCGGTCGCCGATCTCAACCAGCGGATGGCGTCGAACACGACGACGCTGATCCTGCCGGTCGCGCTGGCGTTGATCCTCGGAATTCTCGCGTTCACCTACCGCGACCTCGTCGATGTCGTCGTCGGGATGATCGGCGTCGTCGTCTCCATTCTATGGATGTTCGGCATCCTGGGCTGGCTCGGGATCTCGGCCGGGGTGACGATGATCATCGGGCCGGTGCTGATCGCCGGGCTCAGCATCGACTTCGGGTTCCACGTCTTCATGCGCTACCGGGAACAGCGGGGTAACGACGAAGGGATCCGCCCGCCGATGACGCGGTCGCTCCGCTCGGTCGCAGTCGCGCTCGCGCTGGTCACCGTGACGACGTCGATCGGCTTCCTCTCGAACGTCGTCAACCCGGTGACCTCGATCCGAGATATGGCGATCGGGATCACGCTCGGCGTGTTCTCGGCGCTCGTCATCTTCGTCACGCTCGTTCCCGCGTTGAAGATCAGTATCGACGGCCTCCTCGAGCGTGTCGGCGTCGATCGGCACAAGCAACCGCTCGGCTACGGCAGCTATCTGGGCCGCGTCCTCGGCGGCAGCGTCACCCTCGCGAAGCGGGCGGCCCCGGTCGTCATCGTCGTCGCGCTCGTTGCGGGGACCGCCGGCGCGGTGGCCTGGCCCGCGCTCGAACAGGAGAGCTTCCAGCAGCGGACCGAGTCGGTCGCCGACTGGAAGACCGAACTGCCGGGCCCGATGGCCTGGGAGGAGTCCGAGTTCGTCGAGAACCAGCTGTATGTGACCGATCAGTATCGCTCCAGCGACGACAGCGTCGGCCGCTCGGCCGTCCTCATCGAGGGGGACGTGACCGCCGACGGGACCTTGCAACGGGTCGCTGAGGGGGGCGATACCGCCCGCGAAACCGGCGTCGCCTTCGACCAGCAGGGCGTCGAGTCGGTCCGCTCGCCGCTCTCGGTCATCGAAGCGACCGCCGCGGAGAACGACTCCTTCGCCGCGACGGTCGACTCGGCCGACGCGGACGGCGATGGGGTGCCCGATCGGAACCTCGAGTCGGTCTACGATCACCTCTTCGAGGTCGCCCCCGCGGAGGCGGGGCAGGTGATCGAGCGCACCGACGATGGGGAGTATCGCTCGCTCCGCATACTCGTCACCGTCGACCGCGGCGACACCTACGACGAGCGTGCCGACGACATGCAGGCGGTGGCCGCGACGATCGAGGACGGCGACGGGGATCTGACCGCCACTGCGGCCGGCCCGGCGGCGGTCACCCAGGCCGAACTGGGCGAAGTCACCGACGGAATCCTCTACGTGTTGGTCCTCGCGCTCGGCGTGATCGCGGTCGCCCTGATCGGCATCTACCGACTGAGCGAGGGCAGCGCGACGCTGGGGGCCGTGACCGTCGTCCCGATCGCGCTGGTCGCCGGCCTCGTCATCGGGAGCATGTCTCTGCTCGAGGTCCCCCTGACGCTGCTGACTGCCCTCCTGATGAGTCTGGTCATCGGGCTGGGGATCGACTACAACATCCACCTCAGCGATCGCTTCGCACAGGAACTCGGGCGACACGGCGGCGTCTACGACGCGCTCGAGGCGGCCGTCGTCGGGACCGGCGGGGCGTTGCTCGGGAGTACGCTCACCTCCTCGGCGGCGTTCCTGGCGCTGCTCTTGCACCCGCATCCGCAACTCCAGAGCCTCGGCCTGCTGGTCGTCCTCGCGCTCGTCACCTCGTTCCTGGTGAGCGTGTTGGTCCTCCCGAGCATGCTCGCGCTGTGGGCGCGCTACGCCGACGTGACCCGCGTCGCGGCGGGTGCGGAACCGTCGGCGGCACGCACCGGCGACGACTGACGGCGACGGGCGCGTTTTTGTCACTCGGGCAACGAGACGAACCATGAACAGAGCGCTCCCCGCCGGGTTCGGAATCGGGCTGGCCGCCGGCGGCACCCTCCGTGTCGCGTTCGGGTCGAACTGGTTTCTAGTCGCCGCCACAGTCGCGCTGTACGCCGGCTGGGGCTATTTTGCCGTCGCGTACCGTCGGCTACTGGTCTCCGAGTTCCCCGCGTTCGACCGCTCGACGGATCGGCTCGGCTACGGGATCGGGCTGTTCGGGCTCGGTGTCGGTCCCGTCGCCGTCAGCCAGCAGTTCACGACGGGCGACGTGAGTCTCCAGTTCTTCGTCGCCTATCTCGGCGTCGTCGGGTTCCTGCTCACCTCGAGCGCCGCGGCGGCCGAGAGCGAGCGCGACGCCGGGTAGCGCCGCGGACCGCGCTACTCGACGACCGTGTGTTCGAGGGTACCGATCCCTTCGACGCCGAGTTCGACGGTGTCGCCGTCCTCGAGCCACTGTCCCAGCTCGAGCCCACAGCCCTCGCCGACGGTACCGCTGCCGATGACGTCGCCGGGGTGGAGCGTCTCGGACTGGGAGATGTGTTCGATGATCTCGGCGAAGGAGTGGTACATCTCGTCGACCGTTCCTTCGGACCAGACCTCGCCGTCGATCCGGGCGGTCATCGGTGCCGAGAGGACGTCGATGTCCTCGCGCGGGACGAAGTAGGGGCCCAGCCCGTTCGCGAAGTCCTTGCCCTTCGCGGGACCGAGCCGCCCCTCCATCTCCTTGCCCTGGATGTCGCGGGCGCTGAAGTCGTTGAAGACGGTGTAGCCGGCGATGTGGTCCTCGGCTTCTTCAGCGGAGATGTCCCGGCCGCGCTCCCCGATCACCGCCGCGATCTCGAGTTCGTAGTCCATGATCTGTGAGTAGTCGGGCCACTGGATCGTCTCGCCGGGCGCGACGACGCTGTCGGCGTTGCCCTTGTAGTAGACCGGCAGTTCGTACCAGACGTCGGCGATCTCGCCGTCCATACTGTTTTGGACGTGTTCCTCGATGGCCATGCAATCGCGCAGCGAGTTGGGACGCGGCAGCGGCGCGAGCAGCCGGTACGCGCCGGGTTCGTACCGGAGTTTCGCGCCGTCGGGGCCGCGCTCGGCATCGGTCTCGGCCGCGTACGCGAGGGCCTCGCGGGCATCCGCGATCGCCCGGTCGCCGCGCTCGAGGAAGGCGGTCATCTCCGGCGGGACGTGTGTGTGGGCTAGATCAGCGGGTGCCGGCTCGCCCTCGGACTCGAGGGCCGCGCCGTAGGCCGCGGTGAGATCGACGAGAGTCGCGTCACCGGCCGCGCTGTCGCCGGACTCACTGGACTCGTCGACGGCACCGATGCGTTCGACCGGACCGACGGGCGTGTCGACTTCGAACGTTGCGAGTTTCATGTGGTATCACCTCCCGTCTCGTCCCCGATAAGGGCGACCGGCCGCACCCAGCCCGCGCTCCCGTTCTCGATTTTGATGGGGAACGCGACAAGGGGGATGTCGGTCTTGCGCGGCAGCGCGTCGAGGTTGGCCATCTTCTCGATCTGGCAGTACTCGACTTCGCGGCCGGCGAAGTGGGCCGGCCACAGTTCGTCCTCGTCGCCTGATTCGACGTAGCTCTCGCCCATCGCCGCGAATGGCTTGTCGAAGCCGTAGGCGTCGGTGCCGATCACCTTGATTCCCTGCTCGACGAGATATTTGGTCCCCTCGGCGCTCATCCCGGGGAACTCGGTCAGATACTCGGGCTGGCCCCACAGCTCGTCGGCCCCGGTCTGGAGCAGGACGATCTCGCCCGGTGAGAGCTCGTGATCGAGGTCGTCGAGGGCGGCCTCGAGGTCCGCGACCCCGATCTCCTCACCGGGATCCATGGACCGGAAATCCAGCACGACGGCCGACCCGCGACACCACTCGAGGGGGATCTCGTCGATCGTCTTCGCGGGCTCGCCGTCGACCTCGGGGCCGTAGTGCCACGGCGCGTCGAGGTGGGTGCCGGCGTGGGGGATCACTGCGAGGTCCTCCCACGCCAGCCCCATCCCCTCGGGGAAGTCCGCGGGTTCGACGTCGTACCCCTGTTCCTGCAGGTTTTCGGCGAGTCGCTTCGCGCCCGCCTTGTGATCGAATGCGTCGATCGCCGGCGGCGTCGG contains the following coding sequences:
- a CDS encoding efflux RND transporter permease subunit codes for the protein MVRDALDRCIDAITTHNRIVIVVLLLLTAGAVAGIGNIDTSNQASSSDVGETTPAQKADYIAENYGDPDDESNVSVAPVYVRHEDGNALSKAALIDSLEYQQTVLDNDSVSASLADDGGVTGVANIVGARAAEDPNATRAEQIAALESTDDDEYAALLSESLTPESGALSLLPQRYDPGSTTAESHRMIFRFETDGADGSSGVPSDAQRALYEAADDRDEPNYFTLGEHAVADLNQRMASNTTTLILPVALALILGILAFTYRDLVDVVVGMIGVVVSILWMFGILGWLGISAGVTMIIGPVLIAGLSIDFGFHVFMRYREQRGNDEGIRPPMTRSLRSVAVALALVTVTTSIGFLSNVVNPVTSIRDMAIGITLGVFSALVIFVTLVPALKISIDGLLERVGVDRHKQPLGYGSYLGRVLGGSVTLAKRAAPVVIVVALVAGTAGAVAWPALEQESFQQRTESVADWKTELPGPMAWEESEFVENQLYVTDQYRSSDDSVGRSAVLIEGDVTADGTLQRVAEGGDTARETGVAFDQQGVESVRSPLSVIEATAAENDSFAATVDSADADGDGVPDRNLESVYDHLFEVAPAEAGQVIERTDDGEYRSLRILVTVDRGDTYDERADDMQAVAATIEDGDGDLTATAAGPAAVTQAELGEVTDGILYVLVLALGVIAVALIGIYRLSEGSATLGAVTVVPIALVAGLVIGSMSLLEVPLTLLTALLMSLVIGLGIDYNIHLSDRFAQELGRHGGVYDALEAAVVGTGGALLGSTLTSSAAFLALLLHPHPQLQSLGLLVVLALVTSFLVSVLVLPSMLALWARYADVTRVAAGAEPSAARTGDD
- a CDS encoding fumarylacetoacetate hydrolase family protein, which translates into the protein MKLATFEVDTPVGPVERIGAVDESSESGDSAAGDATLVDLTAAYGAALESEGEPAPADLAHTHVPPEMTAFLERGDRAIADAREALAYAAETDAERGPDGAKLRYEPGAYRLLAPLPRPNSLRDCMAIEEHVQNSMDGEIADVWYELPVYYKGNADSVVAPGETIQWPDYSQIMDYELEIAAVIGERGRDISAEEAEDHIAGYTVFNDFSARDIQGKEMEGRLGPAKGKDFANGLGPYFVPREDIDVLSAPMTARIDGEVWSEGTVDEMYHSFAEIIEHISQSETLHPGDVIGSGTVGEGCGLELGQWLEDGDTVELGVEGIGTLEHTVVE
- a CDS encoding cyclase family protein, whose product is MSELLTFDEAELIDLSIGLEDGAPSEPTPPAIDAFDHKAGAKRLAENLQEQGYDVEPADFPEGMGLAWEDLAVIPHAGTHLDAPWHYGPEVDGEPAKTIDEIPLEWCRGSAVVLDFRSMDPGEEIGVADLEAALDDLDHELSPGEIVLLQTGADELWGQPEYLTEFPGMSAEGTKYLVEQGIKVIGTDAYGFDKPFAAMGESYVESGDEDELWPAHFAGREVEYCQIEKMANLDALPRKTDIPLVAFPIKIENGSAGWVRPVALIGDETGGDTT